A single window of Chitinophagales bacterium DNA harbors:
- a CDS encoding Piwi domain-containing protein, protein MTGIFLNIFESKFEKDYFELQYLSYEKYTTREAYRKLRTENLDYEFYKCDVKLDNGRTERRIYFWGKKLNPNTTILGTKDRVDIQNNPKIISKIIESCILQQFRNFGKFQIFKKKEEHFWSIVSPSNLFVTEQVEEDIEGNKRKVKRKLVNGILAFNKFHFNTLFNSFNGNLSYYFVLSRSIKLQFEIGKDGFEERRIECRDLKGKDNVIFANKQSIKRFLTATGQQGNYDSRINLLEHNQENFKKIKQVFDWLDAEKEKIFLPSENKFSEFSMKYLPLENDKVQSDRLEDPIRYYFENRTEKGYYNDVISRLKPYSFKFFENQEIKISIICPKFNEGILEGFINKLETRLKSMFHIKPVFSTVFLSDTKIEAYTNALYEEQISSSSLCIVVLTEQHLKIIDLKQSPYFVCKAKLLGQGVPTQDIQEKHLKKLNQFVMNNLALNIYAKIGGIGWTIQNIEKRREELVIGIGSSLNKEGKRILGIAQIFHSDGRYLVGDCSPLSTFDNYAENLENHLYNSLSKIISQEIINKKSEFRLVFHLFKSASKEYEIKAVENVIKKFQNDNLTFKYAFVHLAYGHNFRLFSNDGINNDTVKVFGKEQRVNTTPKGTYVELSKYRSLVHFVPESTIPLEIEIDKRSTFEDLRYISTQVYWFSHLSHRTFLPSKKTVTILYPSIMSGLLDKLREIDDWDKMRAEKITDKLWFI, encoded by the coding sequence ATGACAGGAATATTCCTAAATATATTTGAAAGTAAGTTTGAAAAAGACTACTTCGAATTACAGTACTTATCTTATGAAAAGTATACTACAAGAGAAGCATACAGAAAACTTCGCACAGAAAACCTTGACTATGAATTCTATAAGTGTGATGTCAAACTTGATAATGGAAGAACAGAAAGACGCATCTACTTTTGGGGTAAAAAATTAAACCCTAACACAACTATTTTAGGAACGAAAGATAGGGTTGATATTCAAAATAACCCTAAAATAATCAGCAAAATTATAGAGAGTTGCATTCTTCAACAATTTAGAAATTTTGGTAAGTTTCAAATATTTAAGAAAAAGGAAGAACACTTTTGGAGTATTGTATCTCCCTCTAACCTTTTTGTTACTGAGCAAGTGGAAGAAGATATAGAAGGAAATAAAAGAAAAGTAAAAAGGAAATTAGTTAATGGCATTCTTGCATTCAATAAGTTCCATTTTAATACTTTGTTCAATTCTTTTAACGGTAATCTTTCATATTACTTTGTGCTTTCAAGAAGTATAAAACTCCAGTTTGAAATAGGCAAAGACGGTTTTGAAGAAAGAAGAATCGAATGCAGAGATTTGAAAGGAAAAGACAATGTGATTTTCGCAAACAAGCAATCGATAAAACGTTTCTTAACAGCCACAGGACAGCAAGGGAATTATGACAGTCGTATAAATTTATTGGAGCATAATCAGGAAAATTTTAAGAAAATCAAACAGGTTTTTGACTGGCTTGATGCAGAGAAAGAAAAAATATTCTTGCCTTCAGAAAATAAGTTTAGTGAGTTTTCAATGAAATATTTACCACTTGAAAACGATAAAGTTCAATCAGACAGATTGGAAGACCCGATACGGTACTATTTTGAGAACAGAACAGAAAAAGGTTATTATAACGATGTGATTTCAAGACTTAAACCATATAGTTTTAAGTTCTTTGAAAACCAAGAAATTAAGATTTCTATTATTTGCCCTAAGTTTAATGAAGGGATTTTGGAAGGCTTTATAAATAAACTCGAAACACGTCTTAAAAGCATGTTTCATATAAAGCCTGTTTTTTCGACAGTATTCTTATCAGATACAAAAATAGAGGCTTATACTAATGCTCTTTATGAAGAGCAGATTTCATCATCAAGTCTCTGTATAGTTGTACTTACTGAACAACACCTAAAAATTATTGATTTAAAGCAAAGTCCGTATTTTGTATGTAAAGCAAAATTGCTTGGTCAAGGTGTTCCTACGCAAGATATTCAAGAAAAACACCTCAAAAAACTTAACCAATTTGTTATGAACAATCTTGCTCTTAATATCTATGCAAAGATTGGCGGGATTGGTTGGACTATACAGAATATTGAAAAGCGTAGAGAAGAATTAGTGATTGGTATTGGCTCATCTTTGAATAAAGAAGGTAAGAGAATTTTAGGAATAGCCCAAATATTTCATTCAGATGGTAGATACTTGGTGGGTGATTGCTCGCCATTATCAACTTTTGATAATTATGCTGAAAATTTAGAAAACCATCTTTATAATTCTTTGTCAAAGATAATCAGCCAAGAAATCATCAATAAAAAGTCAGAGTTTCGTTTAGTTTTTCATCTTTTCAAGTCAGCAAGTAAGGAATATGAAATAAAAGCCGTTGAAAATGTGATTAAGAAATTCCAAAATGATAATCTAACTTTTAAGTATGCTTTTGTTCATCTTGCTTACGGGCATAATTTTAGGTTGTTTTCAAATGATGGAATTAACAATGATACAGTAAAAGTATTTGGGAAAGAGCAAAGGGTTAATACTACACCCAAAGGTACATACGTAGAGCTTTCAAAATATCGTTCATTAGTTCATTTTGTCCCAGAAAGCACTATACCATTAGAAATTGAAATAGACAAGCGTTCAACCTTTGAAGATTTACGTTATATTTCCACACAGGTTTATTGGTTTTCACATCTCTCCCATAGAACATTTTTACCATCTAAGAAAACGGTTACAATTTTGTACCCATCTATTATGTCAGGTCTTTTGGATAAACTTCGTGAAATTGATGATTGGGATAAGATGCGTGCTGAAAAAATCACGGATAAACTTTGGTTCATTTAA
- a CDS encoding nuclear transport factor 2 family protein, protein MEFTVREQIIEIVHKLFIYTDNQEWKKLQKEVFSELVDFDMSSLGGEISKKSSIDICNEWKQGFANIDAINHLAGNHLVKISNNSAEVFVYATATHFKESASKGKTREFVGSYNLHLVKNREFWKIDKFKYNLKYSTGNLDLK, encoded by the coding sequence ATGGAATTTACTGTAAGAGAGCAAATCATTGAAATAGTTCATAAACTATTTATCTATACAGACAATCAAGAGTGGAAAAAACTTCAAAAAGAAGTTTTTTCTGAACTTGTTGACTTTGATATGTCTTCACTTGGTGGAGAAATTTCCAAGAAGAGTTCTATTGACATTTGTAATGAATGGAAACAAGGATTTGCAAATATAGATGCGATAAATCATTTAGCAGGAAATCATTTAGTTAAAATCAGTAATAATTCGGCAGAAGTTTTTGTTTACGCAACTGCTACACATTTTAAGGAATCTGCAAGCAAAGGAAAGACACGAGAATTTGTTGGAAGTTACAATTTGCATTTGGTTAAAAATAGAGAATTTTGGAAAATTGACAAATTCAAGTATAATTTAAAATATTCGACAGGAAATCTCGATTTGAAATAA
- a CDS encoding SDR family oxidoreductase produces the protein MEQRILITGASGGFGFLTCQSLIEKGHKVVGTMRSTKGKNEKVADALKSIGVHLVEMDVTNEESVNKGVKNAIDFLSGLDVLINNAGVGVFGMQEHFTPDDMKYVFDVNVFGVQRVMRATLPHFRKQGKGTVIYTSSLLGRMTLPFYGVYNASKWALEAIAENYRTELSAFGIESSIIEPGGFPTTFMENLKKPSDNSRNESYGEFMQAPKAMFDGFEQALEANTEQRPQKVADAITNLIAIPYGEKPLRTVVDYMGMGQHITNYNEMLDNVTFGIYSAFGNEGMLKINK, from the coding sequence ATGGAACAAAGAATATTAATTACAGGAGCAAGTGGAGGATTTGGATTTTTAACTTGTCAATCACTTATTGAAAAAGGACACAAAGTTGTTGGAACAATGCGTTCAACTAAAGGGAAAAATGAAAAAGTTGCGGACGCACTAAAATCAATTGGTGTTCATTTGGTAGAGATGGATGTTACCAATGAAGAAAGCGTAAACAAAGGTGTTAAAAACGCTATTGACTTTTTAAGTGGGTTGGATGTTTTGATAAACAATGCAGGAGTTGGCGTATTTGGAATGCAAGAACATTTTACACCAGACGATATGAAATATGTATTTGATGTCAACGTTTTTGGAGTTCAACGTGTAATGCGAGCAACATTGCCACATTTTAGAAAACAAGGAAAAGGAACAGTAATTTATACTTCAAGTTTATTGGGTAGAATGACTTTACCTTTTTATGGTGTTTACAATGCTTCCAAATGGGCATTAGAAGCTATTGCAGAAAATTATAGAACGGAATTATCAGCTTTTGGTATAGAGTCAAGTATTATTGAACCTGGTGGTTTTCCAACGACATTTATGGAGAATCTTAAAAAACCAAGTGACAACAGCAGAAATGAATCTTATGGAGAATTTATGCAAGCACCAAAAGCTATGTTTGACGGGTTTGAACAGGCTTTAGAGGCAAATACAGAGCAAAGACCACAGAAAGTTGCAGATGCCATTACAAACCTTATTGCAATTCCTTATGGAGAAAAACCATTGCGTACAGTAGTTGATTATATGGGAATGGGACAACACATTACAAATTACAATGAAATGTTAGACAACGTAACTTTCGGAATTTATTCTGCTTTTGGAAATGAAGGTATGTTGAAAATAAACAAGTAA
- a CDS encoding helix-turn-helix transcriptional regulator encodes MELIVHHKISDLYKSLNLPIEQEMDFTIHFLPAIHSKTPFKSPVFRADYFSFVFIKEGSGKYTIDDKIFPFDSQTIYFTNPGHIKSFEIENSKDAYIITLTESFLRENVHPDIFGEFPFLLAETVPPKKMLQNDFSEFEILYKQIFKEFKKQSEYKNKILGNLFVVLLLKIKENFWLSYNPLEEGGRNSQIVKSFKILLEREFKIATSKGLTIAFQVQDYANELNLHPNYLNSVIKSKTGRTVNDWISKRTLSVAKSLLKNTTYSSKEIAYKLGFSEPTHFSRFFKKHTQLSPNTFRKSNQ; translated from the coding sequence ATGGAATTAATAGTCCACCATAAAATTTCGGACTTGTATAAATCGCTGAATTTACCAATTGAGCAAGAAATGGACTTTACGATTCATTTTTTACCTGCTATTCATTCTAAAACACCTTTTAAATCACCAGTTTTTAGAGCCGATTATTTTTCTTTTGTATTTATAAAAGAAGGTTCTGGAAAATATACCATTGATGATAAAATATTTCCCTTTGATTCACAAACCATATATTTTACAAATCCCGGACATATTAAATCCTTTGAAATAGAAAACTCTAAAGACGCCTATATTATCACATTAACAGAGAGTTTTTTAAGAGAGAATGTTCACCCAGATATTTTTGGCGAATTTCCGTTTTTATTAGCAGAAACAGTTCCACCAAAAAAAATGTTGCAGAATGACTTTAGTGAATTTGAAATTCTTTACAAACAAATATTCAAAGAGTTCAAAAAACAATCTGAATACAAGAACAAAATTCTTGGAAACCTTTTTGTTGTATTACTTCTAAAAATAAAAGAAAATTTTTGGCTATCGTACAATCCATTAGAAGAAGGAGGAAGAAATTCTCAAATTGTTAAATCCTTTAAAATTTTATTGGAACGAGAGTTTAAAATAGCAACTTCAAAAGGACTAACTATCGCCTTTCAAGTACAAGATTATGCCAACGAATTAAATTTACACCCAAATTATTTAAATTCTGTAATAAAAAGTAAAACAGGTAGAACTGTAAACGATTGGATTTCTAAACGAACATTGTCAGTAGCCAAATCATTGCTCAAAAACACTACCTATTCTTCAAAGGAAATAGCTTATAAATTAGGTTTTAGTGAACCTACTCATTTTAGTCGATTTTTTAAAAAACACACACAACTTTCCCCAAATACATTCCGAAAATCTAACCAATAA
- a CDS encoding UbiD family decarboxylase: MAYKSTRDCLLDLEKHGHLVRISEEVDPYLEMAAIHRRVFEANGPAIWFEKVKGSKFSACSNLFGNMERSKFMFRHTLKRVSKLVQLKADPSVALKQPWKFLDVPYTGLTALPSKAWFSKPVLQNECKISDLPQIQCWPDDGGPFVTLPLVYSEDLDKPGIMKSNLGMYRIQLGGNDYVQDKEIGLHYQLHRGIGVHQSKANAKGEPFKVSVFVGGSPAHILSAVMPLPEGLPEVAFAGAMGGRRFRYAYQDGFAVSADADFVISGAVYFGENKPEGPFGDHLGYYSLTHDFPLMKVHKVWHRKDAIWSFTVVGRPPQEDTQFGALIHDITGPVIPSEVPGLHEVNAVDAAGVHPVLLAIGSERYTPYYERKQPQEILTIANHILGFGQMSLAKFLIIAAKEDDVQLNTHDIAHYLQHVLKRIDWQRDLHFHTKATMDTLDYSGTGLNTGSKVVMAAAGAAIRTLATALPSDLTLPDGFSLPKMVLPGVFAVSSPKYKDEKSALEEVEHLTHHFEVYGRDKLKEWPLILLTDDSEFVARTLNNFLWTSFTRCNPSHDIHGVDSFVEHKHWGCRGSLVMDTRIKPHHAPPLIEDAATERKVDRLGEKGKSLYGII; encoded by the coding sequence ATGGCATACAAAAGCACCCGTGACTGTTTATTAGACCTCGAAAAGCATGGACATTTGGTTCGGATTTCAGAAGAAGTCGATCCTTATTTGGAGATGGCTGCCATACATCGGCGGGTATTTGAAGCGAACGGGCCCGCAATATGGTTTGAGAAGGTGAAAGGTAGCAAATTTTCGGCTTGTTCCAATTTGTTTGGAAATATGGAGCGCAGCAAGTTTATGTTTCGGCATACCTTGAAGCGGGTCAGCAAGTTGGTGCAATTGAAGGCCGATCCAAGTGTGGCATTGAAGCAGCCGTGGAAATTTTTGGATGTGCCTTACACGGGTTTGACCGCCCTACCGAGTAAAGCGTGGTTCTCTAAACCTGTTCTCCAAAATGAATGCAAAATCAGCGATTTACCCCAAATTCAATGTTGGCCAGATGATGGAGGCCCTTTTGTCACATTGCCTTTGGTGTATAGCGAAGACTTGGACAAGCCAGGGATTATGAAATCCAATTTGGGCATGTACCGCATACAGTTGGGCGGCAATGACTACGTGCAAGACAAAGAAATTGGGCTTCACTATCAGTTGCATAGAGGTATCGGAGTGCATCAATCCAAAGCAAATGCCAAGGGTGAACCCTTCAAAGTGAGCGTGTTTGTAGGCGGATCGCCTGCTCATATTTTGTCGGCGGTAATGCCTCTGCCCGAAGGTTTGCCTGAAGTAGCTTTTGCAGGGGCGATGGGAGGACGGCGTTTTCGGTATGCCTATCAAGATGGTTTTGCAGTATCGGCAGATGCTGATTTTGTTATTTCAGGAGCCGTCTATTTTGGAGAAAACAAGCCTGAAGGTCCTTTTGGCGACCATTTGGGGTATTACAGTTTGACCCACGATTTTCCGTTGATGAAGGTACACAAAGTGTGGCACCGAAAGGATGCGATTTGGTCGTTTACGGTAGTTGGGCGACCCCCACAAGAGGACACACAGTTTGGGGCATTGATTCACGACATCACGGGCCCTGTGATTCCGAGTGAAGTGCCGGGGCTGCATGAGGTGAATGCGGTAGATGCTGCGGGCGTACATCCTGTTTTGTTGGCGATTGGAAGCGAAAGATATACGCCTTATTATGAGCGCAAACAACCGCAGGAGATTCTGACGATTGCGAATCACATCCTCGGATTTGGGCAGATGTCATTGGCGAAGTTTCTAATCATTGCAGCCAAAGAAGATGATGTTCAACTCAACACGCACGACATTGCCCACTATTTGCAGCATGTATTGAAGCGGATTGATTGGCAGCGTGATTTGCATTTTCATACCAAAGCTACGATGGATACGCTGGATTACAGTGGTACGGGTTTGAATACAGGGTCGAAAGTAGTCATGGCGGCGGCAGGTGCTGCAATTCGGACTTTGGCAACAGCTTTGCCGAGTGATTTGACGCTTCCCGATGGGTTTAGTCTTCCCAAAATGGTGCTGCCTGGTGTTTTTGCAGTGTCTTCCCCCAAATACAAGGATGAAAAAAGTGCATTGGAGGAAGTAGAGCATTTGACACATCATTTTGAAGTGTATGGTAGGGATAAATTGAAGGAATGGCCACTTATTTTGCTGACCGATGACAGTGAGTTTGTGGCCCGAACGCTGAACAATTTTCTCTGGACAAGTTTTACACGTTGCAATCCTTCACACGATATACACGGTGTTGATTCTTTTGTGGAACACAAACACTGGGGATGTCGAGGTTCTTTGGTGATGGATACCCGCATCAAACCACATCATGCGCCGCCTTTGATTGAAGATGCGGCTACTGAACGAAAGGTGGACAGGTTGGGCGAAAAAGGAAAAAGTCTGTATGGAATTATTTAG
- a CDS encoding PAS domain S-box protein: MLENITINQSEFQQLQKKYLKLQKENELLRNHIEVLENDMFEAELRFLQLSKASFEGIAMLEDSRIILMNEAMCEMFAYDRFEMTNMDVGLLFEEENRSAALWDIEDPNKDAFEIVCVHRNGSTFPARIKRKYIPHKGSEAKVIAIQNLTKRKEVQEQLVYSEIRYRNLFENSNDAIYVSAVSGEFVQINKAALELFGYKHEEMVGKSALKLYANAEDRKRFQEVMEAQGSVSNYEVKLMRKDGTTLDCILSTTIRRNAKGENIGYQGIIRDVTELKRNEELQTAKELAERSAGLKQRFLANMSHEIRTPMNAVIGMSNLLESDADSFTPNQKKYLRGIRNASEHLLVIINDILDFSKIEAGKLEIEHVPFSLYEVLQNVSHTFKYKAEEKQIDLLLHMEDNLPDMLLGDPTRLMQILLNLVSNAIKFTDRGSVEIEVGALQEGASSVNLVFSVLDTGCGIPEERLETVFDSFSQISSDTTRRFGGTGLGLTITKKLIEMQGGTLSVRSQVGEGSTFSFVLKYPKSEQERATVKSFSKAAFEEGKLPMLTILLAEDNELNQVVAEDTIKKWNEDIIVDIFENGQLAVDALQQHPNRYDLVLMDVQMPKMNGLEATKYIRKELQLKNLPILAMTAYATTGEAERTIVAGMNDFISKPFDPAKLYRKIAKLVKYDPATLPEKTEEIAAIPKNNEDISIVYHTVDLEFLKASTDNNTDLIVKMIEIMLRETPEELEKMEYHYYQQNWDRLRAVAHKFKSSAAFMGMPDIEEMVKNIQIDAEKQENLEDLWDRIEVVKETCLEACKELEMELKRLQQ; encoded by the coding sequence ATGTTAGAAAACATTACAATTAATCAATCAGAATTTCAACAACTACAAAAAAAGTACCTCAAACTTCAAAAAGAAAACGAACTACTTCGCAACCATATTGAAGTGCTTGAAAATGATATGTTTGAAGCAGAGTTGCGTTTTCTTCAACTTTCAAAAGCTTCTTTTGAAGGTATTGCTATGTTGGAAGACAGTAGAATCATTTTGATGAATGAGGCTATGTGCGAAATGTTCGCTTACGATCGCTTCGAAATGACCAATATGGATGTCGGTTTGTTGTTTGAAGAAGAGAATCGGAGTGCGGCTTTGTGGGACATTGAAGATCCTAATAAAGATGCTTTTGAAATCGTTTGTGTCCATCGAAATGGAAGCACTTTTCCTGCCAGAATCAAACGCAAGTATATTCCCCACAAAGGTTCAGAAGCCAAAGTGATTGCTATCCAAAATCTTACGAAAAGAAAAGAGGTTCAGGAACAATTGGTGTATAGTGAAATTCGCTACCGAAATCTTTTTGAGAACTCCAATGATGCGATTTATGTATCGGCGGTGAGTGGTGAGTTTGTGCAAATCAATAAAGCGGCTTTAGAGCTTTTTGGCTATAAACATGAAGAAATGGTCGGTAAGTCGGCTCTTAAGTTGTATGCGAATGCGGAAGATCGAAAGCGTTTTCAGGAAGTAATGGAAGCACAAGGTTCGGTGAGCAACTATGAGGTGAAGTTGATGCGGAAAGATGGAACGACCTTAGACTGTATTTTGTCGACAACGATTCGCCGAAACGCTAAGGGGGAAAATATCGGTTATCAGGGAATTATTCGTGATGTTACTGAACTCAAACGAAATGAGGAGCTCCAAACGGCAAAAGAATTGGCAGAGCGTTCGGCGGGTTTGAAGCAGCGTTTTTTGGCGAATATGAGCCACGAAATTCGCACACCGATGAATGCGGTGATTGGTATGAGCAATTTACTGGAAAGCGATGCAGATAGTTTTACCCCTAATCAAAAAAAATATTTGCGGGGAATCAGAAATGCCTCTGAGCATTTACTGGTGATTATCAATGACATACTCGATTTTTCTAAAATTGAAGCAGGCAAACTGGAGATTGAGCATGTTCCATTTAGTCTTTATGAGGTGCTGCAAAATGTGAGTCACACCTTCAAATACAAAGCGGAGGAAAAACAAATTGACTTATTGCTTCACATGGAGGACAATTTGCCAGATATGTTGTTGGGTGATCCGACAAGACTGATGCAAATTTTGTTGAATTTGGTGTCGAATGCCATCAAGTTTACAGACAGAGGGAGCGTAGAGATTGAAGTGGGGGCATTGCAGGAAGGGGCTTCGAGTGTGAACCTTGTTTTTTCGGTTTTGGATACAGGATGTGGAATCCCCGAAGAACGATTGGAAACGGTTTTCGATAGTTTTTCTCAAATTAGTAGTGATACAACTCGTCGCTTTGGAGGTACGGGTCTTGGGCTCACGATTACCAAAAAACTGATTGAGATGCAGGGCGGTACTCTTTCGGTGAGGAGTCAAGTGGGAGAAGGATCTACATTTAGTTTTGTGCTGAAATATCCTAAATCGGAACAAGAACGGGCTACGGTAAAATCTTTTAGCAAGGCTGCTTTTGAAGAAGGGAAACTGCCGATGTTAACTATCTTGTTGGCAGAAGATAACGAACTCAATCAAGTGGTGGCAGAAGATACGATTAAGAAGTGGAATGAGGACATTATTGTAGATATTTTTGAGAACGGACAGTTGGCAGTGGATGCACTTCAACAACATCCAAACCGCTATGATTTGGTGCTGATGGATGTGCAAATGCCAAAAATGAATGGACTGGAAGCGACTAAATATATTCGCAAAGAACTGCAATTGAAAAATCTACCTATTCTCGCAATGACTGCTTATGCAACGACAGGAGAGGCAGAGCGAACGATTGTGGCGGGGATGAATGACTTCATTAGCAAGCCTTTTGATCCTGCAAAATTGTACCGAAAAATTGCAAAGTTGGTCAAATATGACCCTGCTACTTTACCTGAAAAAACAGAAGAAATAGCTGCAATTCCTAAAAACAATGAAGATATTTCAATCGTTTATCATACAGTTGATTTGGAGTTTTTGAAAGCTTCAACGGACAACAATACTGATTTGATAGTGAAGATGATCGAAATCATGCTTCGAGAAACTCCCGAGGAACTCGAAAAGATGGAATATCATTATTATCAGCAAAATTGGGATAGACTGCGGGCTGTGGCACATAAGTTCAAATCTTCAGCGGCATTTATGGGAATGCCCGACATTGAAGAGATGGTGAAGAATATTCAGATTGATGCAGAAAAACAAGAAAATTTGGAGGATTTGTGGGATAGAATTGAAGTGGTGAAAGAGACTTGTTTGGAGGCTTGTAAAGAATTGGAAATGGAGCTTAAAAGATTACAGCAATAA
- a CDS encoding response regulator, translated as MADKIYKVFLVDDDVKTLIMLKHKLENLPDHKIQANVFAYGENCLDRMDEKPDIVVLDYYLNAIREDAQNGLQILKQIKTLAPETQVIMVSGQEDMQTAIQTIREGAYDYIIKNEQTMQRLLLVITKIIMERERVVA; from the coding sequence ATGGCAGACAAAATTTACAAAGTATTTTTAGTGGATGACGATGTGAAAACGCTCATCATGCTCAAGCACAAATTGGAAAATCTTCCTGATCACAAAATTCAAGCGAATGTTTTTGCGTATGGTGAAAACTGCTTGGATAGAATGGATGAAAAGCCAGACATCGTAGTGTTGGATTATTACCTCAATGCCATCCGTGAAGATGCCCAAAATGGTTTGCAGATATTGAAGCAAATAAAAACCCTCGCTCCAGAAACCCAGGTAATCATGGTGTCTGGACAAGAGGATATGCAAACGGCTATTCAGACTATCCGAGAAGGTGCGTATGATTACATCATCAAAAATGAACAAACCATGCAGCGTTTGCTCTTGGTAATCACCAAGATTATTATGGAGAGAGAAAGAGTAGTGGCTTAG
- a CDS encoding DUF6268 family outer membrane beta-barrel protein: MYFTHPIHKNGIINWQLRNDRIAYGIGVSYGSTFGRPSIIPVFAYYNTFSEKFGIEALLPGSIKLRWSINQMNTVYFTTKVNGASFRIRLDDDSVFSQYDILELRRSEIKSYLSYEREIYDFLWFGTEFGVRSNLNFSLSNSLYRRGDTLVEGQVDIAPFVNFSIFLVPPRKFLD, from the coding sequence ATATATTTTACCCATCCTATTCATAAAAATGGTATCATTAATTGGCAATTAAGAAACGACCGCATTGCCTATGGTATAGGAGTATCCTATGGATCTACTTTTGGCAGACCCAGCATCATACCCGTTTTTGCTTACTACAATACCTTCAGTGAAAAATTTGGGATAGAAGCCTTATTACCAGGCAGTATCAAACTGCGGTGGAGCATCAATCAGATGAATACCGTCTATTTTACGACTAAAGTAAATGGAGCAAGTTTCCGTATTCGCTTAGACGATGACTCTGTGTTCTCACAATATGACATCTTGGAACTACGGAGATCTGAAATCAAAAGTTATTTGAGTTACGAGCGAGAAATTTACGATTTTTTGTGGTTCGGTACAGAATTCGGTGTGCGTTCTAACCTTAATTTTAGTCTCAGCAATTCGCTTTACCGAAGAGGCGATACACTTGTAGAGGGTCAAGTAGATATAGCTCCTTTTGTGAATTTTAGCATTTTCTTAGTTCCTCCAAGAAAATTTTTGGACTAA
- a CDS encoding Rieske 2Fe-2S domain-containing protein: MNRKDFLNRLGIGAAFVLTTSCMNACSKAADIGPVDFTLDLDDPSYSKLKTNGNYIVVNDTVVARTVDGDYVAATVICSHEQKKRVTYQKSSNEFLCTEHSARFDLSGKGLNNDGRKGLTIFQTTLNGNLLKVVG; this comes from the coding sequence ATGAATCGCAAAGATTTTTTGAACAGATTAGGCATTGGAGCAGCATTTGTATTGACAACAAGTTGTATGAACGCTTGCAGCAAGGCAGCAGATATTGGACCAGTTGACTTTACATTAGATTTAGACGACCCCAGTTATTCCAAACTGAAAACCAATGGCAATTATATTGTTGTCAATGATACCGTTGTTGCACGAACAGTAGATGGCGACTATGTTGCAGCAACAGTTATTTGCAGTCATGAGCAAAAAAAGAGGGTTACCTACCAAAAAAGTAGCAATGAATTTCTATGCACCGAACACAGCGCACGGTTTGACCTTTCTGGAAAAGGACTCAACAATGATGGACGAAAAGGTTTGACCATTTTTCAAACAACTTTGAATGGAAATCTATTGAAGGTAGTTGGTTAG